The genomic stretch AGTTGAAATTTATTCAAAAAATAATCCTTTGATTAATACTTCATCCCTTATCAACTATTCAACTATCAGGCAACTGAACCTGCAGGTCGGGAAACAGCTGCGATTTTTCCGTTTCCTGATAACCCCCTTCATTTAACACATACTTCCTAATCGCTTTTTCAAATGGATCCGCTACCCAATATTCAGGAACTTCACATCGGGCATATGTATCCTTCTTTTTGCCCATCAGTTTGTCACGGTGGCTTGGATGCGAAACGATTTCAACCACCAGATCAGGCACGCCGCAAATCCTGTTTTTCTGGATGATTCCGCTTTTTGCTCTCTTTACAAAGACAATATCGGGAATGACCGCAACTTCCTTCTCCTCGATATGAACTAGCGTTCGCGGCAAAACCGTTCCCAACTGGTTCACCCTGGCATAGAGAGTTAACTCAGTTAGTAGATGTACAAATGCCAAGTCCTTTAAACTCACATCTATCAAATACTCTCAACGATATTCCGCCTTTAGCAGTCTTTCAAGCTCATTCTTTGATTCATGAGGGAGGATTTCAATTAATTTTTTCAATCCGATTTGACCGATCAACATGAGAATAAGTTTGCGGATTTCATCATCAGAGAAGAGAAGCTTCCCGCCGATCCATTCCCATCTTCCCTCGTTTGGAACGCTTTTTTCGAATAAATCAAACGGAATTTTCTGCGGCTCAGCCTTTGGTATCATCTCCATGTATACTTTTCCCCTTTTGCATTTTAATTTAAGGATGAGCTGATCAACCAATCATCCTGTCCCTTTATTTCTAGTATACCATCGTGCAAAAAGAAATAGAGGAGCATGCAACCACTCCTCTTTGCTAAAACTGTTAGAGTTTTTCCTAGAACCTCACTAGCTTTCTCCAAGACCATCGCTTGTGAGAACGAATGGTGCTCTATCCAAACTGATTTTGAAACTGTCTCGGAACTGTGTTTGGGAAGGAATCATCTTTTTTATTTTATTCCATTCTTCTTCATCGCATCCTGTCGCTTTGCAGTACAAGGAACGAAACTCTTCAATCATCTCATCGTACTGGTCAACAAGTTCATCCCTTAATCCATAAAACTCTTGTTCATACCGCTTAAAAGCGGTCAAAAAATCCTCATACATGGTTTTCGTCATACTGACAACACGGTGAGCAAAAACCTCTTCCCTGTCTTCATCTTCTTGAGATTCAACTGCTCCCCTACTTTCAAAATCTGTTATGATTTGTTCTGCAAGCCGATCCATGATCTCCCTCTTGGATTTCGGAACAACATACATCGGTCCAAGTTCTATATGGTCATCCAATTTCTTAAGCATTTTGACATCAATGCCCAGCTTTGAAGGGTCGGCGATCGGAATCGCCATAGGGTTTCTCTCCATGCGAAGTGATGCCAGCACCAATTCTTTCGCCATCTTTTTCTCCTCCTGATTCGC from Caldalkalibacillus thermarum encodes the following:
- a CDS encoding Uma2 family endonuclease produces the protein MAFVHLLTELTLYARVNQLGTVLPRTLVHIEEKEVAVIPDIVFVKRAKSGIIQKNRICGVPDLVVEIVSHPSHRDKLMGKKKDTYARCEVPEYWVADPFEKAIRKYVLNEGGYQETEKSQLFPDLQVQLPDS